The nucleotide sequence TCCCCAAAGAGGTTTTGATAGACTGTGCCCATCTGGTGAAGGCAAACAGTATCCAAGGTAatgccagtgcctgagagatTGGGATGAGGTATTTGTGGCAAGGGTTTCTGATCCACATGAACATATTTGTGACATTTCTGCCATGGTGCgctctgctcagccactgcCTGCAGGTCTTGTAGGATGCAAATGTCAGTCCAGCCCCTTCCTGTTCTCTAAGGAAGGATTTTAAATCTCTGACATTGGTGTTTGTGCCTCCACGTtgctctctgagccaaggaggACTCAGAGTCTCCTCTCTAACACCAGCTCAGGGCCCCATTTTGTTGCAgttgctctgctggcagaggcaaTCTCCATCTGGAGTTTAATACTCTGCAGCATTCATGTTATTGTAGAAAATGATGTTGTGTTCTTCtgtgtcactgtgacactgaaaGGACATCCTTTCTGTTCCCTTCTAcaatccctcctcttccctcctcctttccctcctccctcttctcttcccttccctcttgtctAACTTGCAGTGTTTGTGACAGCAATAATGGCCAGAGTTCCTACGTGCACAGAGGACTTAAGCCCTCTTGTAGCAAGGAGGGAATTGACAcatttctcttctctgcatCCCAGGTTGCAAGATGAACAATGTCAGTGTGGTGTACACACCATGGACCAACCTAAGGAAAACAGCAGACATGGACGTGGGGCAAATCGGCTTTCACAGGCAGAAGGATGTAAGTGTGGTGGTGACCTGGTGGCAGTCTGTAACATTTGCATCGCAGGAGcatgtggacgtggcacttggtgccatgatctagtcatgaggtctgtggtgacaggttggacttgatggtctttgaggtctcttccaaccttggtgatactgtgatgctgtgagtgaAACAtgtctctgaggaggaaaggctgagagactttgggctgttcagcctggagaacaagcagcctgaggggggatcttctcaatgatgatcaatagctaaaggatgagggacaagaggatgggacccaactattttcactggtgcccagtgacaggacaaaggacagTGGGCACAAACAGGCACATCTGAAGATGTGGAGAAACTTCTCTCCTATGAAGGTGCCAAAGCCCTGAaagaggctgtccagagagattgtggcatctcctctgcagagattccaatcctgcctggacattgtgatcctgggcaacctgctgtgtgtgaccctgctttatgaggtggggttggactagatggtctcctAGGGGTTCTTTCCAACCACCACCATGCTGGAATTCTGTTTGGACTTGCCCAAACACTCCTGTGTATCTATAGTTGAATTCAGCCTGTAGCAGGGTGTAACCTTTGCAGTGTGTGCTTCCAGACTGCAGCACAGTGCAGCCTTTGCAGGGTGTGCTTCCAGACTGCAGCACAGTGTAGCCTTTGCAGGGTGTGCTTCCAGACTGCAGCACAGCGTAGCCTTTGCAGTGTGTGCTTCCAGACTGCAGCACAGTGTAGCCTTTGCAGCATATACTTCCAGACTGCAGCAGAGTGTAGCCTTGCAGTGTGTGCTTCCAGACCGCAGCACAATGTAGTTGGCGTAGTTCACATCTCTGCTGATGTTGaattctgtcacttgttgctcTGTGTTCCCTATGTGGGTTGGTCCCCACTGAAACcatctcttctgcagctgaggagctaCATGTGAGCAGTCACTGGATCAGCTCACATCAGTGTAGCCAAATACCTGGAAGATCTGAGGACTTGCAGTTGCTGTGCAACAGGATGGCCAGGGAGTGGGCCTGGAAGCGTCTGTGCATTTGCTCTGTGCTGTCTGCTTCAAGAGCTGTCTCACCATGGTGCTGCCTCTGTTGAACTTGTCAAAGGCCAAGCTGCTGAGTTTTGGTGTAGGGCAAAGGCAGTGGACTGAGCTATTCCCAAGCCTGACCTAACACTCCTAGAGTTAAATAGTAAttacacagctcagctgctgggcaaGAAGCCTCTCCAGAGGTGCAGTTTGACAGGAACAGGCCTTATCAGGGCAAGAAACACTACAAACCCTGCAGCCAACCAGCAGCACATGagttccccctccccaaatgcCCTGCAGTACCCTCCTGGCACCTCATCAAGAAATGGCAGAGACCAGTCCTTATCTATTCATGTGCCAAGAGCtgaccagggcagtgctgatgcagatggcactgcctgtgctcatcagctctgcactgctgagcatCCAGAGTTGGCCTCTCTCTGCTGTTACACAAGCGGCTGAACAGCCCTCGGCAGCTGGGATTTTCTTCAGCAGCTGTTTGTGTGGGACTCAGCCATGTGTGAAGTGGGCACAGGGAGTTTTCTTCCCTCTGGGAAAGCACCAGGGTGTAAGTGTTTCTTGATAAGGCTCTGGGTTGTTTGTGCTCCAAAGGTGAAGATGCTGACAGTGGAGAAGAAGGTGAATGAGATCCTGAACCGGCTGGAGAAGACCAAAGTGGAGCGATTCCCAGACCTGGCTGCGGAGAAGGAGGcccggggcagggaggagagaaatgagaaaaaagCCCAGATCCAAGAgatgaaaaggaaggaaaaggaagagatgaagaagaagaaagagctggAAGAACTTAGGTGGGTAATGAATTGTGGAGCCAAGCCCTGCGGTGCTGAtgggtgctgggagggaggtgagggTCAGCAGTTGTGTTCAATTGCTGGTGCTACTCAGTGCTCAGCTgactgctcagcccctgcatgGTCCAGTGAGTTCTTTTGTCTTTAGATTAGAGGTGGTTTCCACATTGTGCCTAAAACAAACTGGGGTGATAAATGCTTGTAGAAAGAAAGGGCTGTCTTTTCAAACCCATCCCTCAGTTGAGTGGAATTGGACAAGTTGCTTGGCTTTCTCCATCACTGGGATGGGAGCAATTGCTTCCAACTCTTGGAAAGCACTGAGCCTTCATTAGAGTCCTTCAGATCACAGATCCTCAGTTTTCTAAGCTTGTTCTTTAGCACTGATGGCCCCATCCAGTACTGGATATATCCGCTGGCTGGCCCTAAAAGCTCCTTCTTGAGCTTCAGTGAGTTGTGTTTATCTGTAGATGACAGTGAAACAGGAATTTGAAGGACCTGAGTATTTCCTGTGTGATTCAACACATGGAGAGCTCAGAATGAAGGGCTTAAAGGGGCAAACTAAGCTGAGGAGAAGTCACCAGAGGGCAtgtctgtgctgccagcttttTAGCTTCATATCAGAGCTGCCTCTTGTCCCTTCCACAAAGTAAAGGATTATCTCCCTCCTTGGATGATCTTGGTGGTAGTTGCTgaacaaagctgtggagaagTGGTCTGCAAAGTGCCCGGGCTTTGTCTGGTTGTTTTGATAAGCCAAAGCATGTGAAATAAGCAAATACTGATCCAGTCTAAGGAATTCAGAAAGGCAAAACCATTGTTTTTCTGGTACTTGACCCAAAACAGTTCTTTGTTGCTGGGGTCTGAAAatgtgccaggaaagattatggagcaggtcatcctgagtgcaatcacgcaacacttagaggatggccaagggatcaggcccagccagcatgggtttaggaagggcaggtcctgcctgaccaacctgatctccttctatgatcaggtgacccgcctggtggatgtggggaggcctgtggatgtagtctacctggacctcagcaaggcctttgacaccgttccccataacaaactcctggccaagctatcagcccatggcttggatgggagcacactgagatgggttaggaactggctggagggccgagcccagagagtggtagtgaatggtgccacatccagctggcagccagtcaccagtggtgtgccccagggatcagtactgggccccttgctctttaacatctttattgatgatctggacgagggcatcgagtccatcatcagtaaatttgctgatgacaccaagctgggggcaggagttgatctgctggagggtagagaggctctgcagagggacctcgacaggctgggcagatgggcagagtccaagggcatgagatttaacacatccaagtgccgggttctgcacattggccacagcaaccccatgcagagctacaggctggggtcagagtggctggagagcagtcaggctgagagggacctgggggtgctggtcgacggtagactgaacatgagcctgcagtgtgcccaggcagctaagagggccaatggcatcctggcctgcatcaggaacagtgtggccagcaggagcagggaggtcattctgcccctgtacactgcactggttaggccgcacctcgagtactgtgtccagttctgggcccctcagtttaggaaggatgttgacttgctggaacgagtccagagaagagcaacaaagttggtgaggggtttggaacataagccctacgaggagaggctgagggagctggggttgcttagcctggagaagaggagactcaggggtgaccttattactctctacaactacctgaagggaggttgtagacagacggatgttggtctcttctcccaggcaagcagtaccagaacaagaggacacagtctcaggctgcgccaggggagatacaggctggatgttagaaaaaagttctatacagaaagagtgattgcccattggaatgggctgcctggggaggtggtggagtcgccatcgctggaggtttttaggagaagacttgacggggtgcttggtgccgtgggttagatgtttgggcggagttggattggttgatgggttggacgcgatgatcttgaaggtctcttccaacctggtttattctatgtattctatgtatgtgtcATACATGGTAATGTCATTTCTCCTTCAGGAGCTACTCTTCATTGATGAAGGCTGAGAACATGTCCTCCAATCAGGTGAGACTGCCCACAGAAACCTTTCCAAGATGTCTGGAATCCAATGCAGGATCATAATGGTGCAGCTTATGTGTTGGAGTGTGGTTTGGATGACAGCACATCTAGGTTCCTCTTTCTCAGTGGAATACCTTGCCATCTTCTGCTCTCAAAGAGGGCTGTCTCATTTACCTGtcagcttggaggagcctgtgctgctggaaatgtGGGAAAAGtcatcaaatcacagaatactttagtttggaagggacctttagaggtcatctagtccaactaaAGGCCTCCCAATCCCTTTCCCACCCAAGTGAAAGAACAGATAGAACTTAAAGTGAAGTGAGAGAGAACTGAATCTCCTCATGAGCTGTTTGTGCTTCTGAGCAGGGATCTCCCTAATGGCAGCCATGACCTGCACATGCCACCTCATTACttcagggaaggaggaaaatgcTCATTTTTACTAGCAAGAACTGAACTCCAGTTGAACTCGGGTAGATGGACAGCAGTTTGGGGAGGGGTGAAAGTAGTAAAAGAGGAAGCTCCAAGGGATGTGCTT is from Dryobates pubescens isolate bDryPub1 chromosome 3, bDryPub1.pri, whole genome shotgun sequence and encodes:
- the LOC104304359 gene encoding coiled-coil domain-containing protein 25 codes for the protein MVFYLTSEASPSVYTIYMGKDKYENEDLIKYGWPEGVWFHLDKLSAHVYLRLHKGQTVDDIPKEVLIDCAHLVKANSIQGCKMNNVSVVYTPWTNLRKTADMDVGQIGFHRQKDVKMLTVEKKVNEILNRLEKTKVERFPDLAAEKEARGREERNEKKAQIQEMKRKEKEEMKKKKELEELRSYSSLMKAENMSSNQDGNDSDDFM